A stretch of the Mycobacterium sp. ITM-2016-00317 genome encodes the following:
- a CDS encoding MCE family protein: MGRRRVTTIVAVALVALLVAGGAYMVRQLYFGPRTISALFTSATGIYPGDEVRVSGVEVGSIESITPEGTHTRMVLSIDRDVPVPADAKAVIVAPNLVAARYVQLTPAYRTSGPTMPDDTVIPLDRTAIPVEWDEVKEQLTRLSTDLGPQSGVDGTSVSRFIDTAANAMEGNGEKLRETISQLSGVARVLAEGSGNVVDIITNLQTFVTALKDSNEQVMLFQNRLATLTSVVDGSRSDLDAALKNLSVAVVDVQRFVSGTRDQASEQVERLANVTRNLLDNKLEIENLLHIAPNALSNAYNIYNPDVGSAVGQFVLNNFSNPVEFICGAIGAIENTTAPETAKLCAQYLGPGLRLLNFNYLPFPIAPYLMPSANPENLIYSEARLAPGGGGGTPAPPEIPPTVSAYAPGPPPPAPFTGRPPGVAPPGAQQLLPGAPPVVPPNVPSSNVAPSVDAMLTPGGAAPAAPLPAEAPLPAEGTPPA; this comes from the coding sequence ATGGGGCGCAGGCGGGTTACGACGATCGTCGCGGTGGCACTGGTGGCCCTGCTGGTCGCCGGCGGTGCGTACATGGTGCGCCAGCTCTACTTCGGGCCGCGTACGATCTCGGCGCTCTTCACGTCCGCGACCGGCATCTACCCGGGCGACGAAGTCCGGGTGTCGGGCGTGGAGGTCGGCTCCATCGAATCGATCACGCCGGAGGGCACGCACACCCGGATGGTGCTCAGCATCGACCGGGACGTCCCGGTGCCGGCTGACGCCAAGGCCGTGATCGTCGCGCCGAACCTGGTCGCCGCGCGCTACGTCCAGTTGACGCCCGCGTACCGCACCAGCGGTCCGACGATGCCCGACGACACGGTGATCCCGTTGGACCGCACCGCCATTCCCGTCGAGTGGGACGAGGTCAAGGAGCAACTGACCCGGTTGTCCACCGATCTGGGCCCGCAGAGCGGGGTGGACGGCACGTCGGTGTCGCGTTTCATCGACACCGCCGCCAACGCAATGGAGGGCAACGGAGAGAAGCTGCGCGAGACGATCTCCCAGCTCTCCGGCGTCGCCCGGGTGCTGGCCGAGGGCAGCGGCAACGTCGTCGACATCATCACGAACCTGCAGACCTTCGTCACCGCACTGAAAGACAGCAACGAGCAGGTGATGTTGTTCCAGAACCGCCTGGCGACGCTCACCAGCGTGGTCGACGGCAGCCGGTCGGATCTCGATGCGGCCCTGAAGAACCTGTCGGTGGCCGTCGTCGACGTGCAGCGCTTCGTATCCGGCACCCGCGACCAGGCCTCCGAGCAGGTGGAGCGGCTGGCGAACGTGACCCGCAACCTGCTCGACAACAAGCTGGAGATCGAGAACCTGCTGCACATCGCGCCCAACGCGTTGTCCAACGCCTACAACATCTACAACCCCGATGTCGGCAGCGCGGTGGGACAGTTCGTGCTGAACAACTTCTCCAACCCGGTCGAGTTCATCTGCGGGGCCATCGGGGCCATCGAGAACACCACGGCGCCCGAGACGGCGAAGCTGTGCGCCCAGTACCTGGGCCCGGGCCTGCGGCTGCTGAACTTCAACTACCTGCCGTTCCCGATCGCGCCGTACCTGATGCCGTCGGCCAACCCGGAGAACCTCATCTACTCCGAGGCCCGCCTGGCCCCCGGTGGTGGCGGCGGTACGCCGGCGCCACCGGAGATCCCGCCGACGGTATCGGCCTACGCGCCGGGACCGCCGCCGCCGGCGCCGTTCACCGGTCGTCCGCCGGGCGTCGCCCCGCCGGGAGCGCAGCAGCTGCTGCCGGGCGCACCGCCCGTGGTGCCCCCGAACGTGCCGTCCTCCAACGTGGCACCGTCGGTCGACGCCATGCTCACCCCCGGTGGCGCGGCACCGGCAGCACCGCTACCCGCCGAAGCGCCGTTGCCCGCAGAAGGGACGCCACCCGCATGA
- a CDS encoding MCE family protein, whose amino-acid sequence MTRSYVRPLAGLGLVVAIIAALTIAVVLFRGDLRTTTPVTVISHRAGLVMNPDAKVQMRGVQVGTVEAIDYRPDGTAALKLAIDSSQMHLIPSNVGVDIASSTVFGAKSVQLVAPSTPSPKPLQKGQTLEGDHVMIEANTVFQQLVSVLEKVDPTKLNETLGAISSAFSGRGEKFGQSLTEFNALLAKLEPSLPALSRDLELTAPVADAYADAAPDLLRTVQNSITLSEGIVDEQDNLDAFLVSAIGLADVGNDVLGSNREAVSNVLELIAPTTDLFKEYAPAINCTLQGMEYVLHQPPQMDPGVLVNVAFTLGIERYRYPQNLPKVAAKGGPQCMGLPYIGFGNRAKYLVTDTNANPWQYGNQGILLNSDGLKQLLFGPLDGPPRNTAQIGQPG is encoded by the coding sequence GTGACACGCAGTTACGTCCGGCCGCTGGCCGGCCTCGGACTGGTGGTCGCGATCATCGCGGCGCTCACGATCGCCGTGGTGCTGTTCCGCGGCGACCTACGGACCACCACACCGGTGACCGTGATCTCGCACCGCGCCGGCCTGGTGATGAACCCGGACGCCAAGGTGCAGATGCGCGGCGTGCAGGTCGGGACGGTCGAGGCGATCGACTACCGGCCCGACGGCACGGCGGCGCTGAAATTGGCGATCGACTCGTCCCAGATGCACCTGATTCCGAGCAACGTCGGGGTCGACATCGCCTCATCGACCGTCTTCGGCGCGAAGTCGGTGCAACTCGTCGCACCGTCCACCCCGTCGCCGAAACCGCTGCAGAAGGGGCAGACGCTCGAGGGCGATCACGTGATGATCGAGGCCAACACCGTGTTCCAGCAGTTGGTCTCGGTGCTGGAGAAGGTCGACCCGACCAAGCTCAACGAGACGCTCGGCGCGATCTCCTCCGCGTTCTCCGGCCGCGGTGAGAAGTTCGGCCAGAGCCTGACCGAGTTCAACGCGCTGCTGGCCAAACTGGAGCCCAGCCTGCCCGCGCTGAGCCGCGACCTGGAGCTGACCGCGCCGGTGGCCGACGCGTACGCCGACGCCGCCCCGGATCTGCTTCGCACCGTGCAGAATTCGATCACCCTCAGCGAGGGCATCGTCGACGAACAGGACAATCTGGACGCGTTCCTGGTCAGCGCGATCGGGCTGGCCGACGTCGGCAACGACGTGCTCGGCAGCAACCGGGAGGCCGTCAGCAACGTCCTCGAGCTGATCGCTCCCACCACCGACCTGTTCAAGGAATACGCACCCGCGATCAACTGCACGCTGCAGGGCATGGAGTACGTCCTGCACCAGCCGCCGCAGATGGATCCCGGCGTCCTCGTCAACGTCGCGTTCACGCTGGGCATCGAGCGCTACCGCTACCCGCAGAACCTGCCGAAGGTGGCGGCCAAGGGCGGCCCGCAGTGTATGGGCCTGCCGTACATCGGATTCGGTAACCGGGCCAAGTACCTCGTCACCGACACCAACGCCAACCCGTGGCAGTACGGCAACCAGGGCATCCTGCTGAACTCCGACGGCCTCAAGCAGTTGCTGTTCGGACCGCTGGACGGCCCGCCGCGCAACACCGCACAGATCGGACAACCGGGATGA
- a CDS encoding SDR family NAD(P)-dependent oxidoreductase, giving the protein MKNAVVTGGASGIGAAVAERLRADGMRVATLDLNPGDEKFSYAADVTDRAAVDAALDAIHAELGPVTVLVNAAGLDRFKKFIDLTFDEWQKVVDVNLNGVFHCVQAVLPDMIEAGWGRIVNISSSSTHSGQPYMSPYVAAKSAVNGLTKSLALEYGPDGITVNAVPPGFIDTPMLRKAEQRGFLGDTQKQIEQTPVRRMGRPEDIAAACAFLISEEAGYITGQILGVNGGRNT; this is encoded by the coding sequence ATGAAGAACGCTGTGGTGACCGGAGGGGCGTCGGGCATCGGCGCCGCAGTGGCCGAGCGGCTGCGGGCGGACGGCATGCGCGTCGCGACGCTCGACCTGAACCCAGGCGACGAGAAGTTCTCCTATGCCGCGGATGTCACCGACCGGGCCGCCGTCGATGCCGCACTCGATGCGATCCACGCCGAACTGGGCCCGGTGACCGTGCTGGTGAACGCGGCCGGGCTGGACCGCTTCAAGAAGTTCATCGACCTCACCTTCGACGAATGGCAGAAGGTGGTCGACGTCAATCTCAACGGCGTCTTTCACTGTGTCCAGGCAGTGCTGCCCGACATGATCGAGGCCGGTTGGGGGCGCATCGTCAACATCTCGTCGTCGAGCACGCATTCCGGCCAGCCCTACATGTCGCCCTACGTCGCCGCCAAGTCGGCCGTCAACGGACTCACCAAATCCCTTGCGCTGGAATACGGCCCCGACGGCATCACGGTGAATGCGGTTCCGCCGGGCTTCATCGACACCCCGATGCTGCGCAAAGCCGAGCAACGCGGTTTCCTCGGAGACACGCAGAAACAGATCGAGCAGACCCCGGTGCGGCGGATGGGCCGCCCGGAAGACATCGCCGCCGCGTGCGCCTTCCTCATCTCCGAGGAGGCCGGCTACATCACCGGACAGATCCTGGGCGTCAACGGCGGCCGGAACACCTGA
- a CDS encoding CoA transferase — MSKPLDGIRVLEVAMYGFVPSAGAVLAEWGADVIKVEHAVTGDPQRGLRQTGLLRVEGDPNPNIEHANRLKRSIGLDMSVPEGKEVLLELARRADVFLTSFLPGHRKKFGIDVDDIRAVNPAIVYARGSALGPRGDESVKGGYDMTAFWCRAGTAATITPPGTPGMVGPPGPAYGDTISGTNLAGGIAAALLKRERTGEPSVVDVSLLGSGLWAMGHTVALTKHLGERMEAFPPGVHGSPINPLVGLYATADDRYISFVMMQPTKFWADVCRHMDLDELADDPRFATAEAIAENTATANEILTEAMKKRPLVEWSERFSTLAGPWAPVQDTLQAAEDAQVRANEYLIQAGELELVANPVQFDVTAPASGPAPGFAEQTEDILVELGLDWDRIIELKTAGAVT, encoded by the coding sequence ATGAGCAAGCCGTTGGACGGGATCCGAGTCCTCGAGGTCGCGATGTACGGCTTCGTGCCGTCGGCGGGCGCGGTGCTCGCCGAGTGGGGCGCCGACGTCATCAAGGTCGAGCACGCGGTCACCGGCGACCCGCAGCGTGGCCTGCGCCAGACCGGGCTGCTGCGGGTGGAGGGCGACCCGAACCCGAACATCGAGCACGCCAACCGCCTCAAGCGCAGCATCGGTCTGGACATGTCGGTGCCCGAAGGCAAAGAGGTGCTGCTGGAACTGGCCCGTCGGGCGGACGTGTTCCTGACCAGTTTCCTGCCGGGACACCGGAAGAAGTTCGGCATCGACGTCGACGACATCCGTGCGGTGAACCCGGCGATCGTCTATGCGCGCGGCAGCGCGCTGGGACCGCGTGGGGACGAGTCGGTCAAGGGCGGCTATGACATGACCGCGTTCTGGTGCCGGGCCGGCACCGCCGCCACCATCACTCCGCCGGGCACCCCCGGCATGGTGGGCCCGCCCGGACCGGCCTACGGCGACACGATCTCGGGCACCAACCTCGCCGGCGGTATCGCTGCGGCGCTGCTCAAGCGCGAACGCACCGGTGAGCCGTCGGTCGTCGACGTGTCCCTGTTGGGCAGCGGTCTGTGGGCGATGGGCCACACCGTTGCGCTGACCAAGCACCTCGGCGAGCGCATGGAGGCGTTCCCGCCGGGAGTGCACGGATCACCGATCAACCCGCTGGTCGGGCTGTATGCCACCGCTGACGACCGCTACATCTCCTTCGTGATGATGCAGCCCACCAAGTTCTGGGCCGACGTGTGCAGGCACATGGATCTCGACGAACTGGCCGACGACCCGCGGTTCGCCACCGCGGAGGCGATCGCCGAGAACACCGCGACGGCCAACGAGATCCTCACCGAAGCCATGAAGAAGCGGCCATTGGTCGAGTGGAGTGAGCGGTTCTCGACGCTGGCCGGGCCGTGGGCGCCGGTGCAGGACACCCTCCAGGCGGCTGAGGACGCACAGGTTCGCGCCAACGAATACCTCATTCAGGCAGGCGAACTCGAGCTGGTGGCCAACCCCGTACAGTTCGACGTCACCGCGCCGGCCTCCGGACCGGCCCCCGGTTTCGCGGAGCAGACCGAGGACATCCTCGTCGAGCTCGGGCTGGACTGGGACCGCATCATCGAGCTCAAGACCGCAGGTGCGGTCACCTGA
- a CDS encoding thiolase C-terminal domain-containing protein has product MRRVAIVGAGMTPFAEHFALGIKDLLPMAFSACAATVDKGLSKSDLQAAWIGAMGTADGFPSGILADTLGTPELPVTRVENSCATGHDALRNALFAVGSGAFDVALVMGADKLRDTTSAEMVWEWEAMARDMAWDYPLGLVAPAGFALHVRRYLHESPATEEHLAMVAVKNHRHGLNNPKARLRFEITMEQALNAPTVVTPFRLYDCAPPSDGAAALVVAAEDVVDRFTDRPVWVSGVGLGLDSVMHQHKADMTTFPATTRAAKQAYAMAGRTPADVDVAEVYDFLTGIELMSYEDLGFAERLGGYKLLEAEVTSVGGALPVNPSGGLKAKGHPPGATGVAQCVELFAQLRGEAVNQVDGARIALAHTVGGPTAVSAVTILEGPETHGK; this is encoded by the coding sequence GTGAGAAGGGTCGCGATCGTCGGCGCCGGGATGACGCCGTTTGCCGAGCACTTCGCGCTCGGCATCAAGGACCTGCTGCCGATGGCGTTCTCGGCGTGCGCCGCCACGGTGGACAAGGGCCTGTCGAAGTCGGATCTGCAGGCGGCGTGGATCGGGGCGATGGGCACCGCTGACGGGTTTCCCTCCGGAATCCTGGCCGACACGCTGGGCACCCCCGAACTGCCCGTCACACGAGTCGAGAACTCCTGTGCGACGGGCCATGACGCGCTCCGCAATGCACTGTTCGCCGTCGGTTCGGGAGCCTTCGACGTGGCTCTGGTGATGGGCGCGGACAAGCTCCGCGACACCACCAGCGCGGAGATGGTGTGGGAATGGGAGGCCATGGCACGCGACATGGCCTGGGACTATCCGCTCGGTCTGGTGGCGCCTGCGGGATTCGCGCTACATGTTCGCCGATATCTCCACGAATCGCCGGCAACTGAAGAACACTTAGCTATGGTGGCGGTCAAGAACCACCGCCACGGACTCAACAACCCCAAGGCGCGGTTGCGCTTTGAGATCACGATGGAGCAGGCACTGAACGCACCTACGGTGGTCACCCCCTTCCGCCTGTACGACTGCGCACCGCCGAGCGATGGTGCCGCGGCACTGGTCGTCGCCGCGGAAGACGTGGTCGACCGATTCACCGACCGGCCGGTTTGGGTCAGCGGTGTCGGACTCGGCCTGGATTCGGTGATGCACCAGCACAAGGCGGACATGACCACGTTCCCGGCGACCACCCGCGCGGCCAAGCAGGCCTACGCGATGGCGGGCAGAACACCGGCCGACGTGGACGTCGCCGAGGTGTACGACTTCCTGACCGGGATCGAGCTGATGAGCTATGAGGACCTGGGCTTCGCCGAGAGGCTCGGTGGCTACAAACTTCTGGAGGCCGAGGTGACCAGCGTCGGAGGGGCGCTGCCGGTCAACCCGAGCGGCGGGCTCAAGGCCAAGGGGCATCCGCCGGGCGCCACCGGGGTCGCTCAATGCGTGGAACTGTTCGCCCAACTGCGGGGCGAGGCCGTCAACCAGGTCGACGGTGCCCGAATCGCATTGGCACACACCGTCGGCGGTCCGACGGCGGTGTCGGCTGTGACAATCCTGGAGGGACCCGAAACCCATGGCAAGTAA
- a CDS encoding ABC transporter permease produces the protein MGTSTVIRSRFPRLVHYAGRPVALLSGIGDHTIFYARSLAGVPHAAVHYRKEIIRLIAEISMGAGTLAMIGGTVVIVGFLTLAAGGTLAVQGYSSLGNIGIEALTGFLAAFINVRISAPVVAGIGLAATFGAGVTAQLGAMRINEEIDALESMGIRPVEYLVSTRIVAGMIAITPLYSIAVILSFLASQFTTTVLFGQSSGLYNHYFDTFLNPIDLLWSFLQAILMAITILLIHTYFGYFASGGPSGVGVAVGNAVRTSLIVVVSVTLLVSLSIYGSNGNFNLSG, from the coding sequence ATGGGTACTTCCACAGTCATTCGGTCGCGGTTCCCGCGGCTGGTCCACTACGCCGGTCGTCCGGTGGCCCTGCTGTCGGGCATCGGCGACCACACGATCTTTTACGCCCGGTCGCTGGCCGGGGTGCCGCACGCCGCCGTGCATTACCGCAAGGAGATCATCCGGCTGATCGCCGAGATCTCCATGGGCGCCGGGACGTTGGCGATGATCGGCGGCACCGTGGTGATCGTCGGATTCCTGACACTGGCCGCAGGCGGAACCCTGGCGGTGCAGGGCTACTCGTCGCTTGGCAACATCGGGATCGAAGCGCTCACCGGCTTTCTCGCGGCGTTCATCAACGTGCGCATCTCGGCGCCGGTGGTGGCCGGGATCGGTCTGGCCGCCACGTTCGGCGCCGGCGTGACCGCCCAGCTGGGCGCCATGCGCATCAACGAGGAGATCGACGCGCTGGAGTCGATGGGAATCCGGCCGGTCGAGTACCTGGTGTCGACCCGGATCGTGGCCGGCATGATCGCGATCACCCCGCTGTACTCGATCGCGGTGATCCTGTCCTTCCTGGCCAGCCAGTTCACCACGACCGTGCTGTTCGGGCAGTCCAGTGGTCTGTACAACCACTACTTCGACACGTTCCTCAACCCGATCGACCTGCTGTGGTCTTTCCTGCAGGCAATTCTGATGGCGATCACAATCCTGTTGATCCACACGTACTTCGGCTACTTCGCCTCCGGCGGACCCTCCGGAGTCGGTGTCGCCGTGGGTAACGCAGTACGGACATCCTTGATCGTCGTGGTGTCGGTGACGCTTCTGGTGTCGCTGTCCATCTACGGCTCCAACGGCAACTTCAATCTGTCGGGCTAG
- a CDS encoding MCE family protein: protein MTRTTATLVKFGVFATVMTVLTAFLFMTFSQYRSGSTSGYSAIFADASRLKSGDSVRVAGVRVGTVKGVSLQQDKSVLVDFDADRTVVLTTGTKAAVRYLNLTGDRYLELLDGPGSTRVLPEGSQIPEQRTAGALDLDLLLGGLRPVIQGLNPRDVNALTSALIQIFQGQGNTLDSLMSKTSSFSTSIADNSAVVQQLIDNLNSVVATLGKDGDKFSTAIDGLEQLISGLAEDRDPIGTAITALDNGTASIASLLSQARPSLAGTVDELNRMAPLLDDHQIVLERSLQRGPENYRKLARLGSYGSWIMYYICGLSFRVTDLQGRTAVFPMLKQESGRCGEP from the coding sequence ATGACGCGCACCACGGCCACTCTCGTCAAGTTCGGCGTGTTCGCCACCGTGATGACTGTGCTCACCGCGTTCCTGTTCATGACGTTCAGCCAGTACCGCAGTGGTTCCACGTCCGGCTATTCGGCGATCTTCGCCGACGCGTCGCGGCTCAAGAGCGGAGATTCGGTGCGGGTGGCCGGCGTTCGGGTCGGCACCGTCAAGGGTGTGTCGCTGCAGCAGGACAAGAGCGTGCTGGTGGACTTCGACGCCGACCGGACCGTCGTGCTGACCACCGGCACGAAAGCCGCTGTGCGCTACCTGAACCTGACCGGCGACCGTTACCTGGAGCTTCTCGACGGACCCGGGTCGACCCGCGTGCTGCCCGAAGGGTCGCAGATCCCCGAGCAGCGCACCGCCGGGGCGCTCGACCTGGACCTGCTGCTCGGCGGCCTGCGACCGGTCATCCAGGGACTGAATCCGCGTGACGTCAACGCGCTCACCTCGGCGCTGATCCAGATCTTCCAGGGGCAGGGCAACACGCTGGACTCCCTGATGAGCAAGACGTCGTCGTTCTCGACCTCCATCGCCGACAACAGCGCGGTGGTGCAGCAGCTGATCGACAACCTCAACAGCGTCGTCGCCACGCTCGGCAAGGACGGCGACAAGTTCTCCACCGCGATCGACGGTCTGGAGCAACTGATCAGCGGCCTCGCCGAGGACCGGGACCCGATCGGCACCGCGATCACCGCGCTGGACAACGGAACCGCGTCGATCGCGAGTCTGCTCTCGCAGGCGCGCCCCTCGCTGGCGGGCACGGTCGATGAGCTCAACCGAATGGCGCCCCTGCTCGACGACCACCAGATCGTGCTGGAACGGTCGCTGCAGCGCGGGCCGGAGAACTACCGCAAGCTGGCCCGCCTCGGGTCCTACGGCAGCTGGATCATGTACTACATCTGCGGCTTGTCATTCCGGGTCACCGACCTGCAAGGTCGGACCGCGGTCTTCCCCATGCTGAAACAAGAGAGCGGAAGGTGCGGGGAACCCTGA
- a CDS encoding MCE family protein yields the protein MLKYRESNLVKAGFIGAMLIILVIAVGLQPERLIQWATSIRHQALFTEAGGITVGNDVTLSGIKIGSVTDVELENGDALVTFTIAGKYPLGSQTTAHIRTGSLLGERVITLESDGSGSLDSSDVIPTTRTSSPYSLTDAVGDLAANTAGTDTSSLNQSLDTLSATIDQIAPRLGPTFDGLSRLSRSINERNENLASLLASASDVTEVLSERSQQLNTLILNANDLLGVLNTRREAIVDLLANTSAVAQELSGLVADNEAELAPTLTRLNSVMEMLERNRENIAKMLPSIKKFILAQGETLANGPYYNAFVPNLQPAQLLQPFFDYAFGFRRGTNAGKPPDQAGPRAELPLPYNGIPGGTR from the coding sequence ATGCTGAAATATCGTGAATCCAACCTGGTCAAGGCCGGTTTCATCGGCGCCATGCTGATCATCCTGGTGATCGCGGTCGGTCTGCAGCCCGAGCGGCTGATCCAGTGGGCCACCTCGATCCGCCATCAGGCGTTGTTCACCGAGGCCGGCGGCATCACCGTCGGCAACGACGTCACGCTCTCCGGTATCAAGATCGGCAGCGTCACCGACGTCGAACTGGAGAACGGCGACGCGTTGGTGACCTTCACCATCGCCGGCAAGTATCCGCTCGGATCCCAGACCACCGCGCACATCCGCACCGGCTCCCTGCTGGGCGAGCGGGTGATCACACTGGAATCCGACGGCAGCGGCAGCCTGGATTCGAGCGACGTCATCCCGACCACGCGCACGTCGTCGCCGTACTCGCTCACCGATGCGGTCGGCGATCTGGCCGCCAACACGGCAGGCACCGACACGTCGTCGCTGAACCAGTCGCTGGACACGTTGTCGGCGACCATCGACCAGATCGCGCCGCGCCTGGGGCCGACCTTCGACGGCTTGAGTCGACTGTCGCGATCGATCAACGAACGCAACGAGAATCTCGCGTCGCTGCTCGCCAGCGCCAGCGACGTGACCGAGGTGCTCTCCGAACGCAGCCAGCAGCTCAACACGCTGATCCTGAACGCCAACGACCTGCTCGGCGTGCTGAACACGCGCCGGGAGGCGATCGTGGACCTGCTCGCGAACACCTCGGCGGTGGCGCAGGAACTCAGCGGCCTGGTCGCCGACAACGAGGCCGAGCTCGCGCCGACCCTCACGCGGCTCAACTCCGTGATGGAGATGCTCGAACGCAACCGCGAGAACATCGCCAAGATGCTGCCGAGCATCAAGAAGTTCATCCTGGCCCAAGGTGAGACCCTGGCCAACGGCCCGTACTACAACGCGTTCGTGCCGAACCTGCAGCCCGCACAGCTGCTGCAGCCGTTCTTCGACTACGCGTTCGGGTTCCGGCGCGGCACCAACGCGGGTAAGCCGCCGGACCAGGCAGGCCCCCGTGCAGAGCTTCCGTTGCCGTACAACGGGATTCCAGGAGGTACGCGCTGA
- a CDS encoding ABC transporter permease: MASKGPERWSPGIGQIRNLTGPMQAVGGLFSMSADAVVFVFRRPFQWREFLEQCWFIARVSLAPTLLVAIPFTVLVSFILNILLRELGAADLSGAGAAFGAVTQVGPMVTVLIVAGAGATAMCADLGSRTIREEIDAMEVLGINPVQRLVTPRMLASGLVALLLNSLVVIIGILGGYFFSVFIQDVNPGAFAAGITLLTGVPEVIISCVKAALFGLIAGLVACYRGLTITGGGAKAVGNAVNETVVYAFMALFVINVLVTAIGIRMTTG; the protein is encoded by the coding sequence ATGGCAAGTAAGGGACCGGAACGCTGGTCGCCCGGGATCGGGCAGATCCGCAACCTCACGGGGCCGATGCAGGCCGTGGGCGGCCTGTTCTCGATGTCGGCCGACGCCGTCGTGTTCGTGTTCCGCCGCCCGTTCCAGTGGCGGGAGTTCCTGGAGCAATGCTGGTTCATCGCGCGGGTGTCCCTGGCCCCGACGCTGCTGGTGGCCATTCCGTTCACGGTGCTGGTCAGCTTCATCCTCAACATCCTGTTGCGCGAGCTGGGCGCTGCGGACCTGTCCGGCGCCGGCGCGGCATTCGGTGCGGTCACCCAGGTGGGACCCATGGTGACGGTGCTGATCGTGGCCGGGGCGGGTGCGACCGCGATGTGCGCGGACCTGGGCTCGCGGACCATCCGCGAGGAGATCGACGCGATGGAGGTGCTGGGCATCAACCCGGTGCAGCGGCTGGTCACCCCGCGGATGCTGGCCTCCGGCCTGGTGGCGCTGCTGCTCAACAGCCTGGTCGTGATCATCGGCATTCTGGGCGGCTACTTCTTCTCGGTGTTCATCCAGGACGTCAACCCCGGAGCTTTCGCCGCCGGCATCACGCTGCTCACCGGGGTGCCCGAAGTGATCATCTCCTGCGTGAAGGCGGCGCTGTTCGGCCTGATCGCGGGCCTGGTGGCGTGCTACCGCGGGCTGACGATCACCGGCGGTGGCGCCAAGGCGGTCGGCAACGCGGTCAACGAGACGGTGGTGTATGCGTTCATGGCGCTGTTCGTGATCAACGTGCTCGTCACGGCCATCGGCATCCGGATGACGACGGGCTAG
- a CDS encoding OB-fold domain-containing protein → MPNVASVGTYLPCWGTPLHRVAGDDEDTVTMAVEAGRAALTGGGAVERVVFVSRDLPLLESSNAAVLLAGLGLDPELEVDERLGGAPATVDAVSSARPRTLIIGADLAPAGAAAIVTGERGLQVRTAARVARSLPVRTRKATGDVHDYGDPRLLHERGLIASLAAAWLDTPVAVAGVDHERAIELCLGDPPALPTCGASASLFALAALAEQGRSGPLVAVEQAILSGISVSGGSARTHRREPAARAVPDGISATGTDIPISLAAYERAFESKVRWEAGLFAGSDELDFPPRYRVGADGALATDYELVPLPRTGTVYTETTVHIPVPGLRTPYSLAIVALDGVGVRALVKVTGVAPGSVAIGDRGRLVLRRVAMRSGVPDYGYAFEPDAVGAQTRGAA, encoded by the coding sequence ATGCCTAACGTCGCGTCCGTCGGCACCTACCTGCCGTGTTGGGGTACCCCCCTGCACCGGGTCGCCGGCGACGACGAGGACACCGTCACGATGGCCGTCGAGGCCGGCCGGGCGGCGTTGACGGGCGGTGGCGCGGTCGAGCGGGTGGTGTTCGTCAGTCGCGATCTGCCTCTGCTGGAGAGCAGTAACGCCGCGGTGCTGCTGGCCGGGCTCGGCCTGGATCCCGAACTGGAGGTCGACGAACGGCTCGGCGGGGCGCCCGCGACCGTCGATGCGGTCAGTTCGGCGCGGCCGCGCACGCTGATCATCGGTGCGGACCTGGCGCCTGCCGGCGCCGCCGCCATCGTGACGGGCGAGCGGGGTCTGCAGGTGCGCACCGCGGCCCGGGTCGCGCGCAGCCTGCCGGTGCGGACCCGCAAGGCCACCGGCGACGTGCACGACTACGGGGACCCGAGACTGCTGCACGAGCGGGGCCTGATCGCGTCGCTGGCCGCCGCGTGGCTGGACACCCCGGTGGCGGTGGCCGGTGTCGATCACGAGCGTGCCATCGAGCTGTGCCTGGGCGACCCACCCGCACTGCCCACCTGCGGTGCCAGCGCGAGTCTGTTCGCGCTGGCCGCCCTGGCCGAGCAGGGCCGATCGGGCCCGCTGGTCGCGGTGGAGCAGGCCATCCTGTCGGGGATCAGCGTGAGTGGCGGCAGCGCGCGGACCCATCGCAGGGAGCCCGCCGCGCGCGCGGTGCCGGACGGGATCTCGGCCACCGGCACCGATATCCCGATCTCCCTGGCCGCATACGAGCGTGCTTTCGAGTCGAAAGTGCGTTGGGAGGCAGGGCTGTTCGCGGGCTCGGACGAACTGGACTTTCCGCCCCGCTACCGCGTCGGCGCCGACGGGGCGCTGGCCACCGATTACGAACTGGTCCCGCTGCCGCGCACCGGCACCGTGTACACGGAGACCACCGTGCACATCCCGGTTCCGGGACTGCGGACGCCGTACTCGCTGGCGATCGTGGCACTCGACGGCGTCGGGGTTCGGGCGCTGGTCAAAGTCACCGGGGTGGCGCCGGGTTCGGTCGCCATCGGCGATCGGGGCCGCCTGGTGCTCCGGCGCGTCGCGATGCGATCCGGGGTCCCGGACTACGGCTACGCGTTCGAGCCCGACGCGGTCGGTGCCCAGACCAGGGGAGCGGCGTGA